GCCCACAGAGGCGTTTACTCACCTCCACAGTTTGATCACTCTCAGGCTGCGTCACCTCAATATCAATGTGATACGGGATTACTCCTTTAAAAGGCTCTATCGGCTGAAAGTGCTGGAAATCGCCAACTGGCCATATTTGGATACCATGACCCCTAACTGCTTGTATGGATTAAATCTCACTTCCCTGACTATTGCAAATGCCAACCTGACCACAATTCCTTATGTGGCCCTGCGTCACCTGGTTTATTTGCGCTTTCTGAATCTTTCATATAACCCTATCCATACCATTGAGGGGAATAAGCTCCATGATCTTCTGCGTCTGCAGGAGTTTCACCTGGTGGGAGGCAGACTGGCAATGATTGAGCCCTACTCTTTCCGTGGTCTAAACTACCTGAAGATTCTAAACGTGTCTGGGAACTCTCTTAGCACCTTAGAGGAGTCTGCTTTTCATTCAGTTGGCAACCTGGAAACCCTTGCCTTGTATGATAATCCCCTGGCCTGTGACTGCCGACTGTTATGGGTTTTTagacgacgttggagactgaaCTTCAACAGGCAACAGCCCACCTGTGCCTCTCCTGAGTTTGTCCAAGGCAAAGAATTCAAAGACTTCCCAGATGTTCTGCAGCCTAACTACTTCACATGTCGCAAATCAAGGATTAGAGATCGCAAGCCCCAGCAGAAATTTGTTGACGAGGGAGCCATTGTTCATTTTGCTTGTCAAGCAGATGGAGATCCTGCTCCAGTGATAATGTGGCTATCCCCGCAGAAAAAGTTCATCACCACCAAGACAATTGGAAGGCTCTCTGTGCTGCCAGATGGTACCCTTGAGGTGCGCTATGCCCAGATTCAAGACAATGGTACATATGTGTGTATAGCTAGCAACGCAGGCGGAAACGACACCTCCCTTTCTCACCTGCATATTCATAGCTACTCGCCTGACTGGCCACACCAGCCCAATAAGACGTTTGCCTTCATCTCCAACCAGCCCACGGAAACAGGTGCTAATGGCACAAGAGCCAATGTCCCATTCCCATTTGATATAAAGACGTTGATCATTGCAACCACAATGGGCTTCATCTCTTTTCTTGGTGTTGTCTTGTTTTGCCTGGTACTGCTCTTTCTTTGGAGCAGAGGAAAAGGCAACACTAAACACAATATTGAGATCGAGTACGTGCCACGGAAATCAGACGCTGgcatgagcagcagcacagtggatGCTCCTCGCAAGTTcaacatgaaaatgatttaacGGAGGTGTGGAATTTACTAATTTGAACTTAAAGATAAGACAAATGGAACAgaagacattttctttcctctcttgcAAACCTGTGGATCCTGGTCTGTCAACACAGAGTAATATGTTTTTCCTAACTAAAGGACTACAGAGGTGGTCAGTTCCTGACTTTCACAAGTGAGAGGGAATAAAAGCTCACCCAGTGCTACAGGGCATTGGTGAATTCTACACGGCCTGTGGGGGCACTGGTTGAAAGGAAGATTTGTCAAAAGCGGTTCATATTTCTGTGGATTTTTACTGGGAAAAAATatatcagaaaagaaaaagactttaAACAGCCAGAATGCAAGGGGCAGATCATATTTTGGCCATCActgtttttgtctgtatttttaatttagagtttgtttttttgtttcaaaggTTAGATGTCAAGTCATGAAAGAGATGTGTATGGGTTGAAGAGCACATTTATACAACTTGGATGCATTACATCATTACAATACATTAGTGTTTCAATTGTGAATGCTATGTGCTACATATGGTTCATTTCTTTCTTACAGTGATGATTGTTCTGTGATCCAACAAACGTATATCTTTGTCGCAGTACCTGATAAACTCTGTTGAAATTATATTCCCCAGCAATTTGTAGAAATACAGGAGTTAGAAtgacacaataataattatGGGAAATACAAAACTGTCATGATGTAAACTGTAACTGTAACCATCTTGTTAACCCAAAAAGTACAGTGAATGAATTTGTCACACGCGTCATGCCCTTTTAAACTGGGGGGCACATACTTCACCATTTTCTTTATATCTCAATATTTaattgctgttattttttaaatatatcatcATAAAATAGATTATACCCCAAAAAGTCACATGCTCTGTTTTCCTATGTTATTGGGTTTTTCCTGCTTACACACAACGGTCTGTTGCTCAACAGTGTTTGAGAAGACATAGGCTTCAGGTTAATGGTACTTTGCTGTTGTGCTTAGTTTAGcataaaactttttttcaaatttgcatAACAAATACAATTAGTTATTCACACTTGATTGCATTTGAGAGGTCTTGCATTGTTTGCTTTGCAAGTAGTTAATAGCCATCCCTCGAAATGGTTGTTCAGCCCTCTGCCCTACTAGCTAGTCATGAATTGTGAAATTTAGCATTGGAAAGAGAGTTGTCTCAAGCTTGTGGCCACCATTAGCAAAACACTGTATTCCATGTGATATCTCAAGGTCAAGATATGGAGGAAAATCTTGTCATTCTTAAGAAAAACGTCAAGACATTAGCATTGTCCTCAGTCTATAGGTTCGCATTGCAGGAGGTGTGTGAAGTGGACAAGATTTAGCTCGTTTTCAAAAAACTAGCAACAATGTAGAAGCTAGTGTCAAagtatatttttaatgaaaccGAATAACAGCAGGATAAATTGTCACGgtaatctaaatctaaatattcatattatacatataaatatttatcctGTAAGTGAATGACAGAGCTCTCATATTTAGTGAAATTGTCCAATCCTAAagtctttaatttattttatttatttaaatgtccaTAGGCCCTCTTTAATTGTGCCACCCCCCCAGAATTTTGGCTTGCATGATGCTTCTGACACTTGTCATCATGTGACCTGAAAAACTGAATGATGTACAAAAAAGTGCTCTGAAAATGTGTAGATTCAGTGATATAGGGACGCATCAACTCACCTTTTACTATCAATACCAATTCTCCATACAGCACTATAAAAATCGAAAAGTATGTaagaataattacatttttagaaaGGTTAATGTGACATGTTTTAGTTATGAAAAGTAGAGGAGAATCCAGTTATTAAGCGTGTCTCTTAATGTAGGAATTTAACATTGAGGAAATGCTGTCATATAGCCTTTTGAGCCCTGTATCTGATCAGTGTCACTCATC
This genomic interval from Paralichthys olivaceus isolate ysfri-2021 chromosome 7, ASM2471397v2, whole genome shotgun sequence contains the following:
- the lingo1a gene encoding leucine-rich repeat and immunoglobulin-like domain-containing nogo receptor-interacting protein 1; this encodes MVAREATGHSYLVACWQPILILMLGTVLSGSTTGCPSRCECNVQERSVMCHRKKLMTVPEGIPAETRLLDLSKNRIRTINPDEFVNFANLEHLELSENTISTIEPGAFNNLYGLRTLGLRSNKLKLIQLGVFTGLSNLTQLDISENKIVILLDYMFQDLYNLRSLEVGDNDLVFISHRAFHGLSSLEHLSLEKCNLSSVPTEAFTHLHSLITLRLRHLNINVIRDYSFKRLYRLKVLEIANWPYLDTMTPNCLYGLNLTSLTIANANLTTIPYVALRHLVYLRFLNLSYNPIHTIEGNKLHDLLRLQEFHLVGGRLAMIEPYSFRGLNYLKILNVSGNSLSTLEESAFHSVGNLETLALYDNPLACDCRLLWVFRRRWRLNFNRQQPTCASPEFVQGKEFKDFPDVLQPNYFTCRKSRIRDRKPQQKFVDEGAIVHFACQADGDPAPVIMWLSPQKKFITTKTIGRLSVLPDGTLEVRYAQIQDNGTYVCIASNAGGNDTSLSHLHIHSYSPDWPHQPNKTFAFISNQPTETGANGTRANVPFPFDIKTLIIATTMGFISFLGVVLFCLVLLFLWSRGKGNTKHNIEIEYVPRKSDAGMSSSTVDAPRKFNMKMI